From the Thermoplasmata archaeon genome, the window TCTGAGATTGCTAGGAGTAAAGCCCTCATGCTCACATATCAATCTGTAGTGCGGTGAGTGCTCATACATGAACTCAAAATTCTCCTTCATTGCCCTGAAAAACAGTTCATCTGCTTTGCTCCCTGTTTTGAAAGCACCATACTCTATCAATTCATCAATTGCCATTTTTTCGCTCATTTTCAAACCTCCTCAAAAAGCTGGAGTGCATTTGAAAGGTAAAATTTTGACCACACTTTTATGTAATGGTCCAGATATGCCTTTGCCTTGCCTGTAATCTGAATCTTATTGAAATCAAATGCCTCAAAGGTGCGGGAAAAAACAACATAGTCCTTCAAGAACCCATTTTCTGGGTGCATGCAGGGATAGTAAGCAGAGGGAATGAATCTGGCTCGCAGGGCACGGAAAAGCAGTTCGGTATCATCAGCAGGGAGCATGATTTCCACATACCTCGCACCGAGAAACGACATTGTGTTGCATACCTCCTCCAGGTATTTTTCGTAGTGGCTTCGTTTCATGTTTTCAGAAATAAGCATGCAATACCTTGACTCTCTGTTAAAATAAACAAAGACCTCAGTGATTCCATCATCGCAGATGAGCAAAAGGTCTGGCTCAAAGAATGAGAAATACCGCACATTTGTTGTGGATGTTTTCTTTCGCTGAGCAAATCTTCGCTGAATAAACATCGGTGCAGTGATGGCCTCAAAACTGATTTTGAGAGATTCTTCGGTTTTTCTTTCATCTGCATAATTCCCTTCTGCAATTTCTGCGACATCCGGTAAACCGAGGTTGGCTGCTGCAATCGTGTAAATTTGTTTCACTTCCGGTGGCAGCACTTTCACATTTCCGTCCCTTTTTTCTTTTATCTTAGAACTTGCAAATACTAAAAGTAATAGCGTTTCATAATCCGAAACCTTTTTGAGATTTGGATAGATTCCAAAAACTTTGGTTGACAGAGGTGAGTGTTCAAAATCAACACCAGGGATGCAAGTGCGCAACTCCATGTAAAAGCTGTCCACAATGTTTTCTTTTTCAGTGAGAACTACCCTGGCAAATTCCGTGAGTTTTTCGATAATTACTCCAATCAGTTCATCGTTGTCTATCACCAGCCCTATCACACGCCCAATGCGGTTCTCATGGTCAATTTGCACAATTGTGCTTCCCTCCATCTTTCCATTGCTCTGGTTTATGCACACAACCCAGAAGTAATCTTGTGAGCAGATTGTTGCATGGAATGCACTTCTACTGGCTGCCTCCTTGATGTTGAAGTTCGCAATATCATCAGGAGTATAGAGGTTTCTTATCTGCTCCCAGTCCTCTTCAACTGCATGTCTCAGCAGGTATGCAGCAGTTCCATGCACAAACTCAATTTTTTCTTGCCTGGCTTTTTCAACACTCTGATTTTCCATCTTTGCCTTCCTCCTGCTTCTTAAGGTAGAACCTGGACCACACCTTCACATAGTGCTTGAGGTATTCACTGTATCTGCCCACCAGTTTTATTTGCATGAAATCAAATGCCTCAAAAGTGCGGGAGAGCACCACATAGTCCCTTAAATACCCATTCACATATCGCATGCATGGGTAGTAAGCACAGGGAATGAACCTTGCCTTCAATGCCTTGAAAAGCAGGTCTGTCTCATCTGCTGGCACCAACAATTCAATGTACATTGCTCCCAGGTCATACATTACTTTTGAAATTGCATTTAAGTAATGGTCATAATAAAGATTGTTGAGATTGTCGCCGATGATTGCACAGTGCTGGAACTCCTTCTCAAAATACATGAAAACCTCTGTAAACCCATCTGTGCTACAGAGCAGAAGGTTGGGCGTGTGGAAGGAGAAAAGATGGATGTTGATGATGCCTGCCTTTCTGCACTCTTCAAAGTGTCGTTTTATGTACTTTGGTGCATCAATTACCTCAAATTTTATGTCTGGTACATTGGCTTTATCTGTGCCCGCATAGAATTTTTCCTCTTCAATCACTGGGAGAGCAGGTAGGCCCACTTCTTCTGCTGCAATTTTGTAGAGTGAGTGAACTTCTGGCGGTAATCCTTGGATTCTGGTGTATCTTTTTGCGAGGGCATGGGGTGCAAAGTAAACTGCAAGCGTATGGGTTTCATATTCACCAACCTTTTTCACATTCGGAAAAATCCCAAGTTTCTTGAAACCGAGCTTTTCTGTTATTCGTTGGGGTGCAACGAGCAATGTTCTTGTTGTGGCATAGATTGTGTCTGCAGTGCGGGATTTCTGAATAATCAATTCAATTCCAAAGATTGTCATATTTTCCATGATTGAAAAACCCCTGTAGTCAGGATGCACTGCTGCACCGAATGTCTTTGCCAAGCGGTTTGCAACATCCACCTCGAAGAGAACACTTCCAACAACCTTTTTTTCCTCACAGCACAGAAGCCAGAGAAATGATGGGTCTGCAATCGTCTCCAGCATTACCTCTCTGTCAGTTATGATTTTTGAGTGGTAATTTGGACCATAAATTTTCCAGTAAAGGTTCTGGATTTCGCTCGCATCCTCTGGTTGGGCATGACGAAAAACGAAGTTTCTGCCCTCTTTCTGATACGAAAAGGTTTTGTTCTTAAAGCTTTCAAGACCCAGCATTGCCGTCTCCTCTTAAAGGTTGGAATAAATATGGCGGGAGTTATTTAAGAGTTTGCTGACCACTTCTCGCCTTCTCTCTATATTCCTTCTCACCAGGAAACAGGATGCAGAGCAGGAAGATGCCAAGGGCAGAAATAAGGGCAACCGTGGAGGGAGGAAGATACATGAGCAGGGCTGAGAATGTGAAGAACGAGACAGGCAGCGAAAAGGATGCCACTGTGAAAAGGAAGGAAATTATCCTACCCTGCAAAGGCCCTTCTGTTTCTACCTGGAAGAACACTGTTACATACACATTTGTCAGAGCGAGGATGAGACCGAAGATAAGGAAGAAAGAAGCAGTTAGAGGAAACCAGGGCGAGAGTGCCATGCCCAGGAACGCACAGGCAGTTCCAAGGAGGAATAACTTGCCATATTTGAAAAGAGGCAACACGCTCATCTCTTTCTTGAAGGCAAGGTAAAAAGTGGCAATCAGAGCGCCAACACCAATTGCGGTTTCAAGCATTCCCATTTCTACAGAACCAGCATGAAAGACATTTTTTGCAAATATGGCTGGAAAGAGCACCATCACACCTGCGAAAAAATTTACGGCACCAAACAGAGCCACGAGTTTTACCATGAACCTGTTTCTGGAGAGATAGTTCAAGCCCTCCCTGAAATCTACAAGAAAACTTGTTTTTTCTGAGGAGGAAAGTTCTGGAATTTTCATTGAAGCAATCAGCACAAAGCTGAAGAAGAAGGTGGACGCTGTGATGAGAAACACATCATTTATCGGGAGGAAAGCAATGAGGAGACCGGCAAGCATTGGTCCTGTGACATTTGCAGTGTACATTCCCATATCCAGCAAACTGTTCGCTCGCACAAGATTTTGCTCTCCGACAATGCGTGGTACCGCTGAAACAGAGGCAGGATTGAAGAGGGATGCAAAGGAGGAAATTGCAATTGCCGCCAGGTAAATTGAGAGCAGCGAGAGATGTCCAAACCAGAAAACCTGAAAGAACATTAGCAGCATTATAACCACCCTTGCAATGTCCGCACCCATCATCAGTGTTTTTTTACGATGGCGGTCTGCAAGCACACCACAGAAGGGTCCAAGCACCACAAGTGGAATTGAATTCGCAAGAACCACAATCCCCATGTCCATTGCTGAGCCCTGATAATTCAATGCCCACCACATCACTGCGAGCAGGTAAATCTGGTCTCCGACACGGCTCACAAACTGTCCAACAAACAATTTAAAGAAGTTGGAGTTAATGAAAAATCTGGGTTTCTCTTTTTCTTCCTTCTCTGGTTGCGGTTGCGGAGCATAAGATGCAGAGGGTGGCGGTGCTGGATAGGCAGCTACGATTCTTGGAGGAAATCTGTACTTGGGATTGATACGGAGAGGTGTCTTCTTTTCTTCAATCAAGACAACCTTTGGCAGTTTTTCGTAATCAACTGGTTTATAGTAGTCAGGATTAACTCTCCAGACCGCTTCTTTTCTTTCTTTGACTATATGTTTCGGTAATTTTTCATAGTCCGGGACCTGTTCTTTCTCTTCTGGTTCTTTCTTGCCCTCTGTCATTCGCACCCACTATGGCAGAGAAGATAAAAAAGATTGGGTTGGATTGTCTCTATAATCCTTATATATCCCAACATCTTTTATCCATCATGCAAGCGGGAAAGTTGATTGGCTACATCGTGGCTGGCATTCTGCTCTTCTTTGGTATTCTCTGGATTTGGGCTGCACCTGCAAATGAAAATCCATGGATGACATTGCTCACTGGCATTATCATGATTGGAATTGCCCTAGTCATAATAGTTGCAATAAAGCTCACTGAGCCAAAGCCCACGCAGAAGGTAGAAATCTCACAGAAGCTAGATTTGCATGGCAACATGAATCTTGAGCGCTTGAAATGCAGAAGTTGTGGTGCTGACTTGAGCCAGAAGAGCATCAAGGTTGTCTCTGGCGGCGTCCTTATCTCCTGTGAGTATTGTGGAACTACCTACATGCTTGAGGAGGAGCCGAAATGGTGAGAGCTTGTCTTCTGCTTCTCATCGTTCTTATTACACTGGCAATTCCAGTGTCTGGTGCCCAGGAAAAACCCACGCCTACAACAAAATATGACTTTCTAGTTGAAGAGGAGATTGCTACTTGCGAAATTCAGACGGATGGCTCTGCTTGGATAACCTATTTAATCACATTCCAAAATTATGCTACAATTGATTATGTGGACATAGGAATGCCAAACAAGTACTATGACTTGAGCACTGTTTCCGCAACCCTCTACACTGGCTCCTTTGCACCTGTGCAATTATCTGGTATAAAAAAATCTTCCGCCATTTCCTGCGGTTATGAAATTCCAATTCCAGGCCAGTATCAAACCTTACCCTATCTCCAGATATACACAAAATGCAAGGTAACCAGAATGGTTTATCCAGATACTGAAAACTCGAGTTATGCGAGCGTGGAGTTCTATCCCACATGGTGGGGTGATTTTTGCAGAGACATGGCATTTCTCCAGACCACTATAATTTTTCCGCCAGCAGTGACAGACCCGAATTCAACAAAATGGCATCATCAAACCCCTGATTGGATGCGATTTGAAGATGGGAAAATAAAGTTTACCTGGAATTCAAGTGGGAATTATGAGCATAAGTATGGTGTTTCTTTCCCAAGAAGTGCAGTTACAAATGTGTTTGAGCCAGAACAACCTAGTTTCTGGGATAATTTTCTGAATGACTTTGTATTCTACATCCCCTATTACTGCTGCACCTGCGGCCCAGGCATCTTCATTCTCATAGTGGTGGGCATTGCATTCTACACCTCTTGGAAGAGCAAGATGGAGTATTTACCGCCCAGTGTGGGTGTGGAGGGAATGGGCATAAAGTATGGTTTGACTGCACCGGAGGCAGCTGTGCTACTCAAGGTCCCACTTAACAAAATTGTGAACATGGTGTTCTTTGGCATGTACAAAAAAGGAGTGATATCTGTTGAGAGTCGCAATCCACTTGTGCTCAGGGTTTTACGCACAGATTACAATGACCTACACCCATATGAAGTTGGTTTCCGAGCCGCAATAAAGCCAGATGGAACGCTAGACGAGGAAATTCTGAAAAGTGCAACAGTTCAGTTAATAAAGGATGTTGAAACCAAACTTCGGGGCTTTTCAAGGAAGGAAACCGCAGATTACTACAGGCAAATAATAAAGAGAGCATGGGAGCAGGTAAAGGCAGCCCAGATGGATGATGCTAAGCTTAAAATCCTTGAGGATAACTTTGATTGGATGTACATGGACGATAGCTTCGACAGAGAATTGAAAAAGAACTATGGGACTGGCCACTACAGAACACCCTACTGGTATCCCTTCTTCTACCCACGAGTTGTTTATATCCATCCCTCAGCACCCACCCGTGCACCCTCATCAGCAGGTACACCCCCTTCCCTTCCAATGCTACCTGGCTCTGAATTCGCAAACCAGATTGTTTCTGGCATTCAGAACTCTGCGAATCAGTTTGTCAGAAATGTGACTGGCTTTACCCAGAGTGTTTCTGCAGTTACGAATCCTGCGCCTGTATCCACTGGAGGCGGAACGAGAACTGGAGGTTTCGGAGGTGGTGGCTGCGCCTGTGCATGTGCCTGTGCGGGCTGTGCTTGTGCTTGTGCTGGAGGTGGAAGATAATGGTGAGTGCGTTTCTGAAAAGGGTATTCGGGAAAAAAAAGCCATTGCCACCAGGAATGCATCACTTTCTTGGCAAGGGAGAGTTTGAGGGTGCGAGATTTCACATTAGGATAGAGCCAGGTGGAAAGGCAGTCCTCATCATCAACGCAGCCAGAATTCTCCATCTGAATGCCACTGCTGCAGAGTACGCACTTGCAATTCTTT encodes:
- a CDS encoding MFS transporter translates to MTEGKKEPEEKEQVPDYEKLPKHIVKERKEAVWRVNPDYYKPVDYEKLPKVVLIEEKKTPLRINPKYRFPPRIVAAYPAPPPSASYAPQPQPEKEEKEKPRFFINSNFFKLFVGQFVSRVGDQIYLLAVMWWALNYQGSAMDMGIVVLANSIPLVVLGPFCGVLADRHRKKTLMMGADIARVVIMLLMFFQVFWFGHLSLLSIYLAAIAISSFASLFNPASVSAVPRIVGEQNLVRANSLLDMGMYTANVTGPMLAGLLIAFLPINDVFLITASTFFFSFVLIASMKIPELSSSEKTSFLVDFREGLNYLSRNRFMVKLVALFGAVNFFAGVMVLFPAIFAKNVFHAGSVEMGMLETAIGVGALIATFYLAFKKEMSVLPLFKYGKLFLLGTACAFLGMALSPWFPLTASFFLIFGLILALTNVYVTVFFQVETEGPLQGRIISFLFTVASFSLPVSFFTFSALLMYLPPSTVALISALGIFLLCILFPGEKEYREKARSGQQTLK